One region of Rhizobium sp. WYJ-E13 genomic DNA includes:
- a CDS encoding ABC transporter ATP-binding protein, with product MLELRNAAKMVGADYHIYPTDLVLERGTLNVLLGPTLSGKTSLMRLMAGLDRPTEGSVYFDGADVTGMPVQKRNVAMVYQQFINYPALTVYENIASPMRISGKDAATIDRDVRKAAELLKLTPYLDRTPLNLSGGQQQRTALARALVKNASLVLMDEPLANLDYKLREELREELPKIFAQSGAIFVYATTEPSEALLLGGNTATLNAGQVTQFGPTIEVYRRPVDLATAGIFADPPLNSIEVTKSGHVFVRPGGGSLPVPSHLAMVPDGPVTIAFHPHHLGLAPQTGDAARLQARTLVSEITGSESFVHLDYDGVRWVMLAHGIHDIDPDMDIEAFLDMRHLMAFGPDGRAIATVAKV from the coding sequence ATGCTGGAGCTGCGAAACGCCGCCAAGATGGTGGGCGCGGACTATCATATCTATCCGACCGATCTGGTTCTCGAGCGTGGCACGCTGAATGTCCTGCTCGGGCCGACCCTGTCGGGCAAGACGTCGCTGATGCGGCTGATGGCGGGGCTTGACCGGCCGACCGAAGGCTCCGTGTATTTCGACGGCGCCGATGTCACCGGCATGCCGGTGCAGAAGCGCAACGTTGCCATGGTCTACCAGCAGTTCATCAACTATCCGGCACTGACCGTCTACGAGAACATCGCCTCGCCGATGCGCATTTCCGGCAAGGATGCCGCCACGATCGACCGCGACGTGCGCAAGGCGGCCGAACTTCTGAAACTGACGCCCTATCTCGATCGCACGCCGCTCAATCTCTCCGGCGGCCAGCAGCAGCGCACCGCCCTTGCGCGCGCCCTCGTCAAGAATGCCAGCCTCGTGTTGATGGACGAGCCGCTTGCCAATCTCGACTACAAGCTGCGCGAGGAATTGCGCGAGGAACTGCCGAAGATCTTTGCCCAGTCGGGGGCGATTTTCGTTTATGCCACGACCGAGCCTTCCGAGGCGCTGCTGCTCGGTGGCAATACCGCGACGCTGAACGCCGGCCAGGTCACGCAGTTCGGGCCTACGATCGAGGTCTATCGCCGGCCTGTCGATCTTGCCACCGCCGGCATCTTTGCCGATCCGCCGCTGAATTCCATCGAAGTCACCAAGTCAGGTCACGTCTTTGTGCGCCCAGGCGGGGGCTCGCTTCCGGTTCCTTCACATCTCGCAATGGTGCCGGACGGACCTGTGACCATCGCCTTTCATCCGCACCATCTCGGTCTTGCGCCGCAGACCGGCGATGCGGCCCGCCTGCAGGCGCGCACGCTGGTCTCCGAAATCACCGGTTCGGAGAGCTTCGTCCATCTGGACTATGACGGCGTGCGCTGGGTGATGCTGGCGCATGGCATTCACGACATCGATCCGGACATGGACATCGAGGCCTTTCTCGACATGCGCCACTTGATGGCCTTCGGCCCCGACGGGCGCGCCATCGCCACGGTCGCAAAGGTTTAG
- a CDS encoding DeoR/GlpR family DNA-binding transcription regulator, which yields MFLSDRQGKIVALAKTSGRVLVDDLATQFAVTPQTIRKDLNDLCDAQLLTRIHGGATFPRGTENVRYDARRQIAASEKQAIGVAAADLIPNNSSLFINIGTTTEAVGEALSDHHELMVITNNINVANRLRLIDHIEVVIAGGVVRQSDGGIVGEAAVDFIRQFKVDYAVIGASAIDPDGALLDYDFREVKVAQAIIANARHVILVADSTKFERTAPVRIGQISQVHTFITDQCDSPSIRNICQQSGVVLIEAAKANR from the coding sequence ATGTTTCTGTCGGATCGTCAGGGGAAGATCGTCGCGCTTGCGAAAACGTCGGGCCGGGTGCTGGTCGATGATCTGGCAACGCAGTTTGCCGTGACACCGCAAACGATCCGCAAGGATCTGAACGATCTTTGCGATGCGCAGCTCCTGACGCGTATTCACGGCGGCGCAACCTTCCCGCGGGGCACGGAAAACGTCCGTTACGACGCAAGGCGTCAGATCGCCGCGAGCGAAAAACAGGCGATCGGTGTTGCCGCAGCCGACCTCATCCCCAACAACAGTTCGCTCTTCATCAATATCGGCACGACGACGGAAGCCGTGGGTGAAGCGCTCTCCGATCATCACGAGTTGATGGTGATCACCAATAATATCAATGTCGCCAATAGATTACGACTGATAGACCATATCGAGGTGGTGATTGCCGGCGGCGTGGTGCGCCAGTCCGATGGCGGCATCGTCGGCGAGGCGGCCGTCGATTTCATCCGGCAGTTCAAGGTCGATTATGCCGTGATCGGCGCTTCGGCGATTGATCCGGATGGTGCGCTTCTCGATTATGATTTTCGCGAGGTGAAGGTGGCGCAGGCGATCATCGCCAATGCCAGGCATGTTATCCTGGTTGCGGATTCGACCAAGTTCGAGCGCACCGCGCCGGTGCGGATCGGCCAGATTTCGCAGGTCCATACCTTCATCACCGACCAATGCGATTCGCCGTCCATCCGCAATATCTGTCAGCAGAGCGGCGTCGTTCTGATCGAAGCGGCGAAAGCAAACCGCTGA
- a CDS encoding carbohydrate ABC transporter permease gives MQKTWNNKAWFLVLPVLLLVAFSAVIPLMTVVNYSVQDTFGNNEFFWAGTDWFVQTLHSDRFWDALQRNLLFSFIILALQIPLGIFIALNMPKSGPGVPVCLVLMALPLLIPWNVVGTIWQVFGRVDIGLLGHTLEAIGLDYNYVRDPVDAWVTIIIMDVWHWTSLVVLLCYAGLVSIPDAYYQAAKIDGASRWSVFRYIQLPKMKRVLLIAVLLRFMDSFMIYTEPFVVTGGGPGNSTTFLSIDLVKMAVGQFDLGPAAAMSIIYFLIVLLLSWVFYTVMTSGDANG, from the coding sequence ATGCAGAAGACGTGGAACAACAAAGCCTGGTTTCTGGTCCTGCCGGTGCTGCTGCTCGTGGCGTTCTCGGCCGTCATCCCGCTGATGACCGTCGTCAACTATTCGGTTCAGGATACGTTCGGCAATAACGAGTTCTTCTGGGCCGGCACCGACTGGTTCGTCCAGACCCTGCATTCCGACCGGTTCTGGGACGCATTGCAGCGCAACCTGCTCTTCTCCTTCATCATCCTGGCGCTGCAAATTCCGCTCGGCATCTTCATCGCGCTCAACATGCCGAAATCCGGGCCGGGTGTTCCCGTCTGCCTCGTCTTGATGGCGCTGCCGCTGCTCATTCCGTGGAACGTCGTCGGCACGATCTGGCAGGTCTTCGGCCGTGTCGATATCGGCCTGCTCGGCCATACGCTGGAAGCGATCGGCCTCGACTACAATTATGTGCGCGACCCGGTCGATGCCTGGGTGACCATCATCATCATGGACGTCTGGCACTGGACGAGCCTCGTTGTGCTGCTCTGCTATGCCGGCCTCGTTTCGATCCCGGATGCCTATTATCAGGCCGCCAAGATCGATGGGGCCTCGCGCTGGTCCGTGTTCCGCTACATCCAGTTGCCGAAGATGAAGCGTGTGCTTTTGATCGCCGTGCTCTTACGTTTCATGGACAGTTTCATGATCTATACCGAACCCTTCGTCGTCACCGGCGGCGGTCCCGGCAACTCGACGACCTTCCTCTCCATCGATCTGGTGAAGATGGCGGTCGGCCAGTTCGATCTCGGCCCGGCGGCGGCCATGTCGATCATCTACTTCCTCATCGTCCTGCTGCTCTCCTGGGTGTTCTACACCGTGATGACCAGCGGCGACGCGAACGGTTGA
- the glpK gene encoding glycerol kinase GlpK has translation MSGHILAIDQGTTSSRAILFDPQMRIASSAQTEITQYFPQTGWVEHDAAEIWDTVLSTARDALARSGVAPGAIAAVGITNQRETAVVWERATGRPLYKAIVWQDRRTAEMCDRLKVDGYEKLFTAKTGLLLDPYFSGTKLRWLLDNVEGLRTRAEAGEVCFGTIDSWIIYKLTGGRAHVTDATNASRTLLYNIAENCWDDELLEILRIPRGLLPEVKDSAGTFGLVDPGIFGAAIPILGVAGDQQAATIGNACFEPGMMKSTYGTGCFALLNTGDDMVRSKNRLLTTIAYRLNGKTTYALEGSIFIAGAAVQWLRDGLGIIENASETGALADRADPQQRVYVVPAFTGLGAPYWDPEARGAIFGLTRNSGPAELTRAVLESVAYQTLDLLVAMRSDWGDHPIETVLRVDGGMSASEWTMQHLANILSSPVDRAATLETTALGAAWLAGSQAGVWPGQSEFARAWARDRSFQPDMTEIDRQARIVGWRNAIARTLSTVT, from the coding sequence ATGAGTGGCCATATCCTTGCCATCGACCAGGGCACGACATCGTCGCGGGCAATTCTCTTCGACCCTCAGATGCGGATCGCATCGTCGGCCCAGACGGAGATCACCCAGTATTTCCCGCAGACCGGCTGGGTGGAGCATGATGCGGCCGAAATCTGGGACACGGTGCTTTCGACCGCGCGCGATGCGCTGGCAAGGAGCGGCGTGGCGCCTGGTGCGATTGCTGCCGTCGGTATCACCAACCAGCGCGAAACGGCCGTCGTCTGGGAAAGAGCCACCGGCCGGCCGCTCTACAAAGCAATCGTCTGGCAGGACCGGCGCACGGCTGAAATGTGCGACCGGCTGAAAGTCGATGGCTACGAAAAGCTTTTTACCGCCAAGACCGGCCTGCTCCTCGATCCCTATTTCTCGGGCACGAAGCTGCGCTGGCTGCTCGACAATGTCGAAGGCCTACGCACCCGGGCGGAGGCTGGCGAGGTCTGTTTCGGCACCATCGACAGCTGGATCATCTACAAGCTGACCGGCGGGCGGGCGCATGTCACCGATGCGACCAACGCCTCGCGCACCCTGCTCTACAATATCGCCGAGAATTGCTGGGACGACGAGCTTCTCGAGATCCTGCGCATCCCGCGTGGCCTGCTGCCTGAGGTCAAGGACAGTGCCGGCACCTTCGGTTTGGTCGATCCCGGCATTTTCGGCGCCGCGATCCCGATCCTCGGGGTTGCGGGCGACCAGCAGGCGGCAACGATCGGCAACGCCTGTTTCGAGCCGGGCATGATGAAATCGACCTACGGCACCGGCTGTTTTGCGCTCCTGAACACCGGTGATGATATGGTGCGGTCGAAGAACCGGCTTTTGACCACCATTGCTTACCGCCTGAACGGCAAGACGACCTATGCGCTGGAGGGATCGATCTTCATCGCGGGGGCTGCAGTGCAATGGCTCCGCGACGGCCTCGGCATCATCGAAAATGCGTCGGAAACCGGAGCATTGGCTGACAGAGCCGATCCGCAGCAAAGGGTCTATGTCGTGCCCGCCTTTACCGGGCTCGGCGCTCCCTATTGGGATCCGGAGGCACGCGGCGCGATCTTCGGCCTGACGCGCAACAGCGGCCCGGCGGAATTGACGCGCGCTGTGCTGGAATCGGTTGCCTACCAGACACTCGACCTTCTGGTGGCGATGCGGAGCGATTGGGGCGACCATCCGATCGAAACCGTCCTTCGCGTCGATGGCGGCATGTCGGCCTCCGAATGGACCATGCAGCATCTCGCCAATATACTTTCGAGCCCCGTCGATCGGGCCGCAACGCTGGAGACGACGGCGCTTGGTGCGGCCTGGCTTGCAGGATCGCAGGCGGGTGTCTGGCCGGGTCAAAGCGAGTTTGCCCGCGCCTGGGCGCGCGACCGCAGCTTTCAGCCTGACATGACGGAGATCGACCGGCAGGCGAGAATTGTCGGATGGCGCAATGCGATTGCGCGAACACTCAGTACTGTGACCTGA
- a CDS encoding ABC transporter ATP-binding protein — translation MARITLDHIRHAYGANPKSDKDYSLKEVDHEWNDGGAYALLGPSGCGKTTLLNIISGLLQPSHGRILFDGKDVTDLSTQSRNIAQVFQFPVIYDTMTVYDNLAFPLRNRGVAEADVDRRVRDILEMIDLAGWARRKAQGLTADQKQKISLGRGLVRNDVNAILFDEPLTVIDPHMKWVLRSQLKRLHKQFGFTMVYVTHDQTEALTFADKVVVMYDGQIVQIGTPAELFERPRHTFVGYFIGSPGMNVMPAKIDGSTVRVGDETLTLDYAPKTEGAAKTELGIRPEFIRLGREGMPVSVSKVEDIGRQKIVRARFADQPIAIVVPEDGEIPDDARVSFDPAAISIYADSWRVGREA, via the coding sequence ATGGCACGTATCACGCTCGACCATATCCGCCACGCCTACGGCGCCAATCCGAAGAGCGACAAGGATTATTCGCTGAAGGAGGTCGACCACGAGTGGAACGACGGCGGCGCCTATGCGCTGCTCGGCCCTTCTGGCTGCGGCAAGACCACGCTGCTCAACATCATCTCCGGTCTCCTGCAGCCGTCGCACGGACGCATCCTGTTCGACGGCAAGGATGTGACCGACCTTTCGACCCAAAGCCGTAACATCGCCCAGGTCTTCCAGTTTCCGGTCATCTACGACACGATGACGGTCTACGATAATCTCGCCTTTCCGCTGCGCAACCGCGGCGTAGCCGAAGCGGATGTCGACCGGCGCGTCCGCGATATCCTCGAGATGATCGACCTCGCCGGCTGGGCGCGACGCAAGGCGCAAGGACTGACGGCCGACCAGAAGCAGAAGATCTCGCTTGGGCGCGGGCTGGTGCGCAACGACGTCAATGCCATCCTGTTCGATGAGCCGCTGACCGTCATCGATCCGCATATGAAATGGGTGCTGCGCTCGCAGCTGAAACGGCTGCACAAGCAGTTCGGCTTCACCATGGTCTACGTCACCCACGATCAGACGGAGGCGCTGACCTTCGCCGATAAGGTCGTCGTCATGTATGACGGCCAGATCGTCCAGATCGGCACGCCGGCCGAACTCTTCGAGCGCCCAAGACACACCTTCGTCGGCTATTTCATCGGCTCGCCCGGCATGAACGTCATGCCGGCAAAGATCGACGGCAGCACCGTCAGGGTCGGCGACGAGACGCTGACGCTCGATTATGCGCCGAAGACCGAGGGCGCGGCCAAGACCGAGCTCGGCATCCGGCCGGAATTCATCCGACTCGGACGCGAAGGCATGCCTGTCTCGGTGAGCAAGGTCGAGGATATCGGCCGGCAGAAGATCGTGCGTGCTCGTTTTGCTGACCAGCCGATTGCAATCGTCGTGCCCGAGGACGGCGAAATCCCTGATGACGCCCGGGTCAGCTTTGATCCCGCGGCTATCAGCATTTACGCCGACAGCTGGCGCGTCGGCAGGGAGGCCTGA
- a CDS encoding ABC transporter substrate-binding protein translates to MRRHLLTTTAGILLAMAGSAYAGMDEAKTFLDKEIGDVSTLTRADQEKEMQWFIDAAKPFAGMDIKVVSETITTHEYESKVLAPAFTAITGIKITHDLIGEGDVVEKLQTQMQSGENIYDAYINDSDLIGTHWRYQQARSLTDWMANEGKDVTNPGLDIDDFIGKSFTTAPDGKLYQLPDQQFANLYWFRYDWFNDEKNKADFKAKYGYDLGVPVNWSAYEDIAEFFTGRDIDGKKVYGHMDYGKKDPSLGWRFTDAWLSMAGNGDKGIPNGKPVDEWGIKVDENSRPVGSCVARGGDTNGPAAVYSIQKYLDWMKAYAPAAAQGMTFSESGPVPSQGEVAQQMFTYTAFTADFVKPGLPVVNADGTPKWRFAPSPHGVYWKDGMKLGYQDAGSWTLMKSTPDDRAKAAWLYAQFVTSKTVDVKKSHMGLTFIRQSTLDHKSFTDRAPKLGGLIEFYRSPARLQWSPTGTNVPDYPKLAQLWWQAIGDASSGAKTAQEAMDSLCSEQEKVLQRLERAKVQGDIGPKLAEEHDLAYWNADAVKKGNLAPQLKIENEKEKPVTVNYDELVKSWAEAKK, encoded by the coding sequence ATGCGACGGCATCTACTAACGACGACAGCAGGCATTTTGCTGGCTATGGCGGGCTCCGCTTATGCCGGCATGGATGAGGCGAAGACCTTCCTAGACAAGGAGATCGGCGACGTCTCGACACTGACGCGTGCCGACCAGGAAAAGGAAATGCAGTGGTTCATCGACGCTGCCAAGCCTTTCGCCGGCATGGACATCAAGGTGGTTTCGGAAACGATTACCACACACGAATATGAATCGAAGGTGCTGGCGCCTGCCTTCACCGCGATTACCGGCATCAAGATCACCCACGACCTGATTGGCGAGGGTGACGTCGTTGAAAAGCTGCAGACGCAGATGCAGTCGGGCGAGAATATCTATGACGCCTATATCAACGACTCGGACCTGATCGGCACCCATTGGCGCTATCAGCAGGCCCGCAGCCTGACCGACTGGATGGCCAACGAAGGCAAGGACGTCACCAATCCTGGCCTCGACATCGACGATTTCATCGGCAAGTCCTTCACCACGGCGCCGGACGGCAAGCTCTATCAGCTGCCCGACCAGCAGTTCGCAAACCTCTACTGGTTCCGCTACGATTGGTTCAACGACGAGAAGAACAAGGCGGACTTCAAGGCGAAGTACGGCTACGATCTCGGCGTGCCGGTCAACTGGTCGGCTTATGAGGACATTGCCGAGTTCTTCACCGGCCGCGATATCGACGGCAAGAAGGTCTACGGTCACATGGACTACGGCAAGAAGGATCCGTCGCTCGGCTGGCGCTTCACCGATGCTTGGCTCTCCATGGCCGGCAATGGCGACAAGGGTATCCCGAACGGCAAGCCCGTCGATGAGTGGGGCATCAAGGTCGATGAGAACTCCCGCCCGGTCGGCTCCTGCGTGGCCCGTGGCGGCGATACCAACGGCCCGGCAGCGGTCTATTCCATCCAGAAATATCTGGACTGGATGAAGGCGTATGCACCGGCCGCCGCTCAAGGCATGACCTTCTCCGAATCCGGCCCGGTCCCCTCGCAGGGCGAAGTCGCCCAGCAGATGTTCACCTACACGGCCTTCACCGCCGACTTCGTCAAGCCGGGCCTGCCGGTCGTCAACGCAGACGGCACGCCGAAATGGCGTTTCGCACCGAGCCCGCATGGCGTCTACTGGAAGGACGGCATGAAGCTCGGCTATCAGGATGCCGGCTCCTGGACGCTGATGAAGTCCACGCCTGATGATCGCGCCAAGGCGGCCTGGCTCTATGCCCAGTTCGTCACGTCAAAGACTGTCGATGTGAAGAAGAGCCACATGGGCCTGACCTTCATCCGCCAGTCGACGCTGGACCACAAGTCCTTCACCGATCGTGCGCCGAAGCTCGGCGGCCTGATCGAGTTCTACCGTTCGCCGGCCCGTCTGCAGTGGTCGCCGACCGGTACCAACGTTCCTGACTATCCGAAGCTCGCGCAGCTCTGGTGGCAGGCGATCGGTGATGCCTCCTCCGGCGCAAAGACTGCGCAGGAAGCCATGGACTCGCTTTGCTCCGAGCAGGAAAAGGTGCTGCAGCGCCTCGAGCGCGCCAAGGTTCAGGGCGATATCGGCCCAAAACTCGCCGAGGAGCATGATCTCGCTTACTGGAACGCGGATGCGGTGAAGAAGGGCAACCTCGCTCCGCAGCTGAAGATCGAAAACGAGAAGGAAAAGCCCGTCACCGTCAACTATGACGAGCTCGTCAAGAGCTGGGCTGAAGCCAAGAAATAG
- a CDS encoding carbohydrate ABC transporter permease, which translates to MTSKYKPAGSFSWLVPTVYIIFLILPIYWLVNMSFKENAEITGAFSLWPTNPTLRNYAVIFTDPSWYNGYINSIIYVVMNTVISVAAALPAAYAFSRYRFLGDKHLFFWLLTNRMAPPAVFALPFFQLYSAFGLIDTHIAVALAHCLFNVPLAVWILEGFMSGVPKEIDETAYIDGYSFPRFFVKIFMPLIASGVGVAAFFCFMFSWVELLLARTLTTTAAKPISAIMTRTVSAAGMDWGVLAAAGVLTIIPGALVIYFVRNYIAKGFALGRV; encoded by the coding sequence ATGACCAGCAAATACAAACCTGCCGGCAGCTTTTCCTGGCTCGTCCCGACCGTTTACATTATCTTCCTGATCCTGCCGATCTACTGGCTCGTCAATATGAGCTTCAAGGAGAATGCCGAGATCACCGGCGCCTTCTCGCTCTGGCCGACGAACCCGACGCTGCGCAACTATGCGGTCATCTTCACCGATCCGTCCTGGTACAACGGCTATATCAACTCAATCATCTACGTGGTGATGAACACGGTGATCTCGGTCGCCGCAGCACTGCCGGCTGCCTACGCCTTCTCGCGCTACCGCTTCCTCGGCGACAAGCACCTGTTCTTCTGGCTGCTTACCAACCGCATGGCGCCGCCGGCCGTCTTCGCGCTGCCCTTCTTCCAGCTTTATTCGGCTTTTGGGCTGATCGACACGCATATTGCTGTGGCGCTGGCGCACTGCCTCTTCAACGTGCCGCTGGCGGTCTGGATCCTCGAAGGTTTCATGTCGGGCGTGCCGAAGGAGATCGACGAGACCGCCTATATCGATGGCTATTCGTTCCCGCGCTTCTTCGTGAAGATCTTCATGCCGCTGATTGCAAGTGGTGTCGGCGTCGCTGCCTTCTTCTGCTTCATGTTCTCGTGGGTTGAGCTCTTGCTCGCCCGCACGCTGACGACGACGGCGGCAAAGCCGATCTCGGCGATCATGACGCGCACGGTTTCGGCGGCCGGCATGGACTGGGGCGTGCTGGCGGCAGCCGGCGTGCTGACCATCATTCCCGGCGCGCTCGTTATCTATTTCGTTCGCAACTATATCGCCAAGGGCTTTGCCCTGGGCCGCGTCTGA
- the ftsZ gene encoding cell division protein FtsZ, with amino-acid sequence MTDAKSGITGLRPQITVIGVGGGGGNAINNMIAEKLAGVDFIAANTDAQVLATSKASRRIQLGAHVTEGLGAGSLPEVGRAAAEESLDEIMDHLSGSHMCFVTAGMGGGTGTGAAPVIAHAARSAGILTVGVVTKPFTFEGNRRMKMAEAGIEALRQAADTVIVIPNQNLFRIADAKTTFADAFMTADRVLYSGVGCITDLIVKEGLINLDFADVKSVMRGMGRAMMGTGEAAGEARAMKAAEAAIANPLLDDISMRGAKGVLISISGGSDMTLFEVDEAASRIRDEVQDDAEIVVGAIFDRSLDGRFRVSVVATGLDGAGATTVVPDFAAGQLQGRTLQ; translated from the coding sequence ATGACAGACGCCAAGAGCGGCATTACGGGACTACGGCCGCAGATTACGGTGATTGGCGTCGGCGGCGGCGGCGGAAACGCGATCAACAACATGATCGCCGAGAAACTGGCGGGTGTCGACTTCATCGCCGCCAATACGGATGCCCAGGTGCTGGCAACCTCCAAGGCTTCGCGCCGCATCCAGCTCGGTGCGCATGTCACCGAGGGCCTCGGCGCCGGCTCCCTTCCGGAGGTCGGGCGCGCCGCCGCCGAGGAATCGCTCGACGAGATCATGGATCACCTGAGCGGCTCGCATATGTGTTTCGTCACCGCCGGCATGGGCGGTGGCACCGGCACGGGTGCAGCACCCGTCATTGCGCATGCGGCCCGCTCGGCCGGCATCCTCACGGTCGGCGTCGTCACCAAGCCCTTCACCTTTGAAGGCAATCGCCGCATGAAGATGGCTGAAGCCGGCATCGAGGCGCTGCGCCAGGCGGCCGATACCGTCATCGTCATTCCGAACCAGAATCTTTTCCGCATTGCGGACGCGAAGACCACCTTCGCCGATGCCTTCATGACAGCAGACCGCGTGCTCTATTCCGGCGTGGGCTGCATCACCGACTTGATCGTCAAGGAAGGCCTGATCAACCTCGATTTCGCCGATGTGAAATCGGTCATGCGCGGCATGGGCCGGGCGATGATGGGCACGGGCGAAGCGGCCGGCGAGGCCCGCGCGATGAAGGCGGCGGAAGCTGCGATCGCCAACCCGCTGCTCGACGATATTTCGATGAGAGGCGCCAAGGGCGTGCTGATCTCGATCTCCGGCGGCTCGGACATGACGCTCTTCGAAGTCGACGAGGCCGCCAGCCGCATTCGCGACGAAGTGCAGGACGACGCCGAAATCGTCGTCGGCGCGATCTTCGACCGCAGCTTGGACGGCCGGTTCCGCGTCTCGGTCGTCGCGACCGGCCTTGACGGCGCTGGAGCGACCACTGTCGTACCGGACTTCGCCGCGGGGCAGCTCCAGGGCCGAACGCTGCAATAA
- a CDS encoding DUF2160 domain-containing protein, with protein sequence MSFSWMAWTLPTALFFLTILLLLIGMSVWEYFSPGGAPRVGLLRFETTRGDRLFISLLGAAFIHLAWLGLGGPNLWWALGISVIYAIGVFRYV encoded by the coding sequence ATGAGCTTTTCCTGGATGGCCTGGACGCTGCCGACGGCGCTCTTCTTCCTGACGATCCTTCTGCTGCTGATCGGCATGAGCGTCTGGGAATATTTTTCGCCGGGAGGCGCGCCGCGCGTTGGCTTGCTTCGTTTCGAGACGACGCGCGGCGACCGGCTGTTCATTTCGCTGCTTGGCGCAGCATTCATTCATCTTGCATGGCTGGGTCTGGGTGGACCCAACCTGTGGTGGGCTCTTGGCATCTCCGTGATCTACGCCATCGGTGTGTTCCGTTACGTGTGA
- the glpD gene encoding glycerol-3-phosphate dehydrogenase encodes MGRIHDIFVIGGGINGCGIARDAVGRGYTVALAEMNDFASGTSSGATKLIHGGLRYLEHYEFRLVRESLMEREILWAMAPHIIWPLRFVLPYHRGGIRPAWMIRLGLFLYDHLGGRKLLPPTAVLDMRTDPAARPLKALFTKAFEYSDGWVDDARMVVLNARDAADKGALIMPRTKVVSAKQEKGAQEGGIWTIETVNTVTGTSERHQARMLINAAGPWVDHVIRSAFGHNEAHHVRLVQGSHIIVRKKFEDPRAYFFQNPDNRIIFAIPYETDFTLIGTTDRDYTADPKDVKISEEETIYLCNAASEYFKEPVRPEDIVWTYSAVRPLFDDGASKAQEATRDYVLKVEGKAGEAPLLNVFGGKLTTYRRLSEHALEKIGEAIGVKGRPWTAGSHLPGGDFPVQGYEGEVSKLKSRYPFLTDAHARRLTRRYGTRATVLLGSAQRIEDLGRLFGADLYEAEVEYLVQYEWARNAQDVLWRRTKDGLRLSKEQVSLLEEYMAAMPAKMAG; translated from the coding sequence ATGGGCCGAATCCACGATATTTTCGTCATTGGCGGCGGGATCAACGGCTGCGGCATTGCGCGTGATGCGGTTGGCCGTGGTTATACGGTCGCGCTTGCCGAGATGAACGATTTCGCCTCCGGTACCTCGTCGGGCGCCACCAAGCTCATCCATGGCGGGTTGCGGTATCTCGAACATTACGAGTTCCGTCTGGTGCGTGAATCCTTGATGGAACGCGAGATCCTCTGGGCCATGGCCCCGCATATCATCTGGCCGCTGCGCTTCGTGCTGCCCTACCACCGGGGGGGCATCCGGCCGGCCTGGATGATCCGGCTTGGCCTCTTCCTCTATGACCATTTGGGTGGCCGCAAGCTGTTGCCGCCGACGGCAGTGCTCGACATGCGCACCGATCCGGCCGCCAGACCGCTGAAGGCGCTCTTCACCAAAGCTTTCGAATATTCCGACGGCTGGGTCGACGATGCCCGCATGGTGGTGCTGAATGCCCGCGATGCCGCCGACAAGGGGGCGCTGATCATGCCGCGCACCAAGGTCGTGTCAGCCAAGCAAGAGAAGGGTGCCCAGGAAGGTGGCATCTGGACGATCGAGACGGTCAACACGGTGACGGGCACGAGCGAGCGGCATCAGGCCCGCATGCTGATCAATGCCGCCGGTCCCTGGGTCGATCATGTCATCCGCTCCGCATTCGGCCATAACGAGGCCCACCATGTGCGCCTCGTGCAGGGAAGCCACATCATCGTCAGGAAGAAGTTCGAGGACCCGCGCGCCTATTTCTTCCAGAACCCCGACAACCGCATCATCTTCGCCATCCCCTACGAGACCGACTTCACCCTGATCGGCACCACCGACCGTGACTACACCGCCGATCCGAAGGACGTGAAGATCTCCGAGGAGGAGACCATCTATCTCTGCAATGCGGCCTCGGAATATTTCAAGGAGCCGGTCAGACCCGAGGATATCGTCTGGACCTATTCGGCGGTGCGCCCGCTCTTCGACGACGGGGCCTCCAAGGCGCAGGAAGCCACACGTGACTACGTCTTGAAGGTCGAGGGCAAGGCGGGCGAGGCGCCGCTTCTCAATGTCTTCGGCGGCAAGCTCACCACCTACCGGCGTCTGTCGGAACATGCGCTTGAGAAGATCGGCGAGGCGATCGGCGTCAAGGGCAGGCCGTGGACGGCGGGCAGCCATCTGCCGGGCGGTGATTTCCCGGTGCAGGGTTATGAGGGCGAAGTTAGCAAGCTGAAGAGCCGCTATCCGTTCCTGACTGATGCCCATGCCCGCCGGCTCACCCGCCGCTATGGCACCAGGGCAACCGTCCTTCTCGGCAGCGCCCAGAGGATCGAGGACCTCGGCAGGCTCTTCGGTGCCGATCTCTATGAGGCCGAGGTCGAATATCTCGTCCAATATGAATGGGCCAGAAACGCGCAAGACGTGCTCTGGCGAAGAACAAAGGATGGCCTGCGTCTTTCGAAAGAGCAGGTGAGTTTACTGGAGGAGTACATGGCTGCCATGCCGGCGAAGATGGCCGGGTAA